A window of the Rhizobium brockwellii genome harbors these coding sequences:
- a CDS encoding LysR family transcriptional regulator yields the protein MIGKEFTKLDWDDLRHFLALAQSGTLLGAAKQLGVEHATISRRVSSLEASLGRKLVDRRGRRIILTSDGEQVARHAALVAAQTAAIEQLGRSSATELHGHVRISAPPALSSVLLAKPIATVRRSHPGVEITLVGEKRLASLNRREADIAVRMSRPEDGDYAIVKLGATSFHLYASKTYLETVSPSDWTFIGYDETMNASPQQLRLIELAAGRPIAVRSSVLEFQAATASLGAGVVMLPDFAVLDTSGLQRIETEHLLTREVWLVVHSDIKDVPSVRVVVDALKNALGK from the coding sequence ATGATTGGGAAAGAATTCACAAAGCTCGACTGGGACGACCTTCGGCATTTCCTGGCGCTCGCGCAGTCGGGGACGTTGCTTGGTGCCGCAAAGCAGCTCGGCGTCGAACACGCGACGATCAGTCGGCGGGTTTCGTCGCTTGAAGCCAGTCTCGGACGCAAGCTGGTCGACCGCCGCGGAAGGCGCATCATTTTAACCTCGGACGGAGAGCAGGTTGCCAGGCACGCCGCTCTTGTCGCGGCGCAGACTGCGGCAATCGAGCAGCTTGGCCGCAGCAGCGCCACGGAATTGCATGGCCATGTCAGGATCAGCGCGCCTCCCGCTCTCTCAAGCGTGCTGCTGGCAAAGCCGATCGCGACCGTCAGGCGATCCCATCCGGGCGTTGAGATCACGCTTGTCGGAGAAAAGCGCCTCGCATCCCTGAACAGACGAGAGGCCGATATCGCCGTGCGAATGTCGCGTCCCGAGGACGGCGATTACGCCATCGTCAAGCTCGGCGCGACAAGCTTCCATCTCTACGCATCAAAGACCTATCTCGAAACGGTTTCCCCGTCGGACTGGACCTTCATCGGTTACGACGAAACCATGAACGCCTCACCGCAACAGCTGCGGCTAATCGAACTCGCCGCTGGCCGGCCGATCGCCGTGAGATCATCCGTTCTGGAGTTTCAGGCCGCAACCGCAAGCCTTGGCGCCGGTGTCGTCATGCTCCCCGATTTCGCCGTCCTTGACACCAGCGGTCTCCAGCGCATTGAGACCGAACATCTTTTGACAAGAGAGGTCTGGCTGGTTGTCCATTCTGACATCAAGGACGTCCCTTCCGTCCGCGTCGTCGTCGATGCGCTGAAGAATGCTCTGGGGAAGTAG
- a CDS encoding DUF6492 family protein, with protein sequence MIDSRIDAFMCVHSRDIEYLLEASLRSYQQHFPDKGNLTMVTDNPGALRAFLDAKGLVPGAAVTGDNDWLSASELELPGWFRQQIIKLRAFEFCRTEHFCNLGADTLLLRPIETTDLIDRREPVLYYSSHRLPDLHYRFEKRRLHNVAKILGVEPARSIRYVDFINDFFCFKREWLIALNDYIASKYGSKPYVELLKGLSASKDQTRFGEWTLYSVFLLDVMHQSPTMREARGAYLTQIHSHLGLTLSRLDSKIVHLVQKSFDPNVIRQKLMKVNPGAAQIIGATAWADAGARPR encoded by the coding sequence ATGATCGATAGCCGTATCGACGCTTTCATGTGCGTCCATTCGCGGGACATCGAATATTTGCTCGAAGCGTCCCTTCGTTCCTACCAGCAGCATTTCCCCGACAAGGGAAACCTAACCATGGTCACCGACAACCCGGGGGCTCTAAGAGCCTTCCTCGACGCGAAGGGTCTCGTGCCTGGCGCCGCTGTCACCGGCGACAACGACTGGCTTTCGGCCAGCGAACTGGAACTTCCCGGCTGGTTTCGGCAGCAGATCATCAAGCTGCGCGCCTTCGAATTCTGCCGGACCGAGCATTTCTGTAATCTCGGTGCGGATACACTGCTGCTGCGGCCCATCGAGACGACTGATCTGATCGACCGGCGCGAACCGGTTCTCTATTATTCCAGCCACAGGCTTCCCGATCTGCACTACCGTTTCGAGAAGCGGCGGTTGCACAATGTTGCAAAGATCCTCGGCGTCGAGCCGGCCCGGTCTATTCGCTACGTCGATTTCATCAACGATTTCTTCTGCTTCAAGCGCGAATGGCTCATCGCGCTGAATGACTACATCGCGTCGAAATACGGCTCAAAACCCTACGTCGAACTGCTCAAGGGTCTCAGCGCGTCAAAAGACCAGACACGGTTCGGGGAATGGACGCTCTATTCCGTCTTTCTGCTCGATGTGATGCACCAGTCGCCGACGATGCGCGAGGCGCGCGGGGCCTATCTGACGCAGATCCATAGCCACCTCGGCCTCACTCTGAGCCGGCTGGACAGCAAGATCGTTCATCTCGTCCAGAAATCCTTCGACCCGAACGTGATACGGCAGAAGCTCATGAAGGTGAATCCGGGCGCCGCTCAGATCATCGGCGCGACGGCATGGGCGGATGCAGGAGCTCGTCCCCGATGA
- a CDS encoding glycosyltransferase family 4 protein, translating into MMRILMLSARYLPFAGGTETHVSEVAIRLVRKGHTVTVLTGNPDGLLPAAETRDGVQIVRLKTFPRGRDWCFAPGVFRAVAEGDWDLMHVQGYHTFLAPLGMAAASHNELPFVVTFHSGGHSSRFRSSIRRFQHRMLAPLAARAAQLIGVSRFEADLFSQNMAIARDRFIVIPNGARLPETSGWRPASPPDRPLIVSLGRLERYKGHHRALAAFSVLATKFPDMRLRILGEGPYEAKLRQQVAELGLGNRVEIGAIPPTDRSAMADLLSSAALVVLLSDYEAHPVAVMEALSVKAPVLTTDTSGFRELAEEGLVRSVPLNASPDFTAREMLAAMNAGPISIETRLPDWDDCTDRLLMVYRRVLSHPQPALRTGPALLGDLKHDDRC; encoded by the coding sequence ATGATGCGCATTTTGATGCTCAGCGCGAGATACCTGCCTTTTGCCGGAGGAACGGAAACCCATGTAAGCGAGGTCGCAATCCGGCTCGTGCGCAAGGGGCATACGGTGACGGTATTGACCGGCAATCCCGACGGCCTTCTTCCGGCAGCGGAAACCCGAGACGGCGTGCAGATTGTCAGGCTGAAGACGTTTCCCCGTGGGCGGGATTGGTGCTTCGCCCCCGGCGTCTTCAGGGCGGTCGCCGAAGGTGATTGGGACCTGATGCACGTTCAAGGCTACCACACATTCCTGGCACCGCTGGGAATGGCCGCCGCATCGCACAATGAGCTTCCTTTCGTGGTCACCTTTCACAGCGGTGGCCATTCGTCACGATTTCGGTCCTCGATCCGGCGCTTTCAACATAGAATGCTTGCGCCTCTGGCTGCCAGGGCAGCGCAACTCATTGGCGTGTCGCGATTCGAAGCGGATCTATTCAGCCAGAATATGGCAATCGCGAGAGACCGGTTCATCGTTATCCCAAATGGCGCGCGCCTGCCGGAAACGTCAGGGTGGCGACCGGCTTCACCTCCCGACAGGCCGCTGATTGTCTCGCTCGGCAGGCTGGAGCGCTATAAAGGTCATCATCGCGCGCTTGCTGCATTTAGTGTGCTGGCAACAAAATTCCCCGATATGCGCCTTCGGATCCTAGGAGAGGGGCCCTATGAGGCGAAGCTGCGTCAGCAGGTGGCCGAACTCGGGCTCGGCAACCGTGTCGAGATCGGGGCAATTCCGCCGACCGACCGGTCCGCAATGGCCGATCTTTTGTCTTCGGCCGCTCTTGTCGTGCTCCTCAGCGATTATGAAGCTCATCCCGTGGCGGTTATGGAGGCGCTTTCGGTCAAGGCTCCCGTACTGACCACCGACACATCCGGCTTTCGGGAGCTGGCTGAGGAGGGCCTCGTGCGATCCGTTCCGCTCAACGCTTCGCCAGACTTCACCGCGCGTGAAATGCTCGCCGCCATGAACGCGGGGCCGATCTCGATCGAGACGAGGTTGCCGGACTGGGACGATTGCACGGACCGGCTGTTGATGGTGTACAGACGCGTCCTTTCGCATCCGCAGCCTGCACTGCGAACCGGTCCAGCACTGCTTGGAGATTTGAAGCACGATGACCGTTGTTAA
- a CDS encoding quinone oxidoreductase family protein gives MTDQIIWLNAPGDTTQFHVEEHHQCEPPGHGEIQIRHQAIGTNFLDVYHRKGLYPMPSYPSVIGAEAAGIVNDVGPGVSIFQKGDRVAYAGPPVGAYRSTRNIAAERAIKLPDAVSAKTAASSLLKGMTAYMLLKKTYDVGAGTQVLIHAAAGGLGSILVRWARSLDATVIGTVGSSEKAALAASYGADHLIVGRDADIVADVKRLTNGLGVDVAYDGIGGDTLLKSIRSVRPFGMAVTIGQAAGAIPPVPVEELRPGKALCHPSIMAWCADIGQYREAALAAVGAMETGIVSQIGAEYRLADVAKAHEEMESGRSAGSILLIP, from the coding sequence ATGACCGACCAAATCATATGGCTGAACGCCCCCGGTGATACCACCCAGTTCCATGTTGAGGAGCATCACCAGTGTGAACCTCCCGGTCATGGCGAGATACAAATCCGTCATCAGGCGATCGGAACCAACTTTCTCGACGTCTATCACCGCAAGGGCCTCTATCCCATGCCTTCCTATCCCTCGGTGATCGGCGCCGAGGCGGCGGGCATCGTCAACGACGTCGGTCCCGGCGTCTCCATCTTCCAAAAAGGCGACCGTGTTGCCTATGCCGGGCCTCCGGTTGGAGCCTATCGCTCCACCAGGAATATTGCCGCTGAACGGGCGATCAAGCTTCCGGATGCCGTTTCGGCGAAAACGGCAGCGAGTTCGCTGCTCAAAGGCATGACCGCCTATATGCTGCTGAAAAAGACCTATGATGTGGGCGCAGGAACCCAGGTTCTGATCCATGCGGCTGCGGGCGGGCTCGGGAGCATCCTCGTGCGTTGGGCCAGATCGCTCGATGCCACGGTGATCGGGACGGTCGGCTCTTCCGAAAAGGCCGCACTCGCCGCATCTTATGGAGCCGATCACCTTATTGTCGGACGAGACGCCGATATCGTCGCGGACGTGAAGCGGCTGACGAACGGGCTTGGTGTCGACGTCGCCTATGACGGGATCGGCGGCGACACGCTTCTCAAAAGCATACGCTCTGTCCGCCCATTCGGCATGGCTGTCACCATCGGCCAAGCCGCCGGTGCCATTCCACCGGTGCCTGTCGAGGAACTTCGCCCGGGCAAGGCGCTATGCCATCCGAGCATCATGGCCTGGTGCGCTGACATCGGACAGTATCGCGAGGCTGCTCTGGCTGCCGTCGGGGCGATGGAAACAGGGATCGTTTCGCAGATCGGTGCCGAATATCGTTTGGCCGATGTTGCCAAGGCGCATGAAGAGATGGAATCCGGACGCTCGGCGGGCAGTATCCTGCTGATCCCTTGA
- a CDS encoding membrane protein: MMARRAFLGIVPLWVLAAALAVTWLPETFSTWEKAVRLALCAPLILYLPGRMLVDTLRIEGDMVTRGTLSVFLSFAACIFLGLLLHVVGHLDARGWVYALGLTTIAIRWLNVVLQLARPVPAIPWAWPDRRFGTFAVSIILATSSVLVARPFALERKPFHFTELWMVPKWNWTNNVVTVGVRNSEDAKTLYSLDLVLGGALIGKMPTFELAPSSSQTFEFSVPTKTRPPARLEAWLYKGGDRGTIYRKVWMTIDTLQSPAPTGVSLQFADPEMKNG, from the coding sequence ATGATGGCGCGGCGTGCCTTTCTGGGAATCGTTCCGCTGTGGGTTCTTGCCGCTGCGTTGGCCGTAACGTGGCTGCCCGAAACCTTTTCGACCTGGGAGAAGGCGGTCCGCCTGGCGCTCTGCGCGCCGCTGATACTGTATCTCCCGGGCCGCATGCTGGTGGACACCCTGCGCATAGAGGGCGATATGGTCACAAGGGGGACGCTCTCGGTGTTCCTGAGCTTCGCGGCCTGCATTTTTTTAGGGCTTCTGCTGCATGTCGTAGGCCATCTCGATGCGCGAGGCTGGGTCTACGCGCTGGGCCTGACGACAATCGCCATTCGGTGGCTGAATGTCGTTTTGCAGCTCGCAAGGCCGGTTCCTGCCATTCCCTGGGCTTGGCCCGACCGCCGTTTTGGGACCTTCGCAGTTTCCATAATCTTGGCAACGAGTTCCGTCCTTGTGGCGCGACCGTTCGCGCTTGAACGCAAGCCGTTTCATTTCACCGAGCTTTGGATGGTGCCCAAATGGAACTGGACGAACAATGTGGTAACGGTCGGCGTGCGCAATTCGGAAGACGCCAAGACTCTTTACAGTCTTGATCTTGTCCTGGGCGGCGCGTTGATCGGAAAGATGCCAACCTTCGAACTGGCACCTTCCTCTAGCCAAACCTTCGAATTCTCCGTGCCGACAAAAACACGCCCTCCCGCGCGGCTGGAAGCCTGGCTCTACAAGGGCGGTGACAGGGGAACGATCTACCGCAAGGTCTGGATGACAATCGACACACTCCAGTCCCCGGCACCCACCGGAGTAAGCCTTCAATTCGCTGATCCGGAGATGAAAAATGGATAA
- a CDS encoding glycoside hydrolase 5 family protein, with protein sequence MRRIHRFRNFAVGAAALALFGSAQVGSTDAQSSGQQSFVTTKEGGFLLDGKPFRVAGVNNHYLTFGSSGEVTRVLDDATAMGANVVRTFLQPVIGSLDGRVPTIWNSKSTADSSNLGTKGIYMMSLDPTTNRMVPNDGPDGLQKVDYLIAEAAKRKLKLILAFVDFWAYTGGAQQMNAWYGSSDKYTFFAADPRTRRDYKEWVRHVLSRVNTITGVRYSDDPTIFAWDLANEPDIHPIPLLHDWVSEMSAYVKSLAPKQLVTTGHGNMDQKLADMNISSVDFGTWHGYPSYAKMSHSDFDARIREYCAIGRNIGKPVILEEFGIPRSDVDQANAYGTWLNTIAASDCGGWVVWRLTSTQDSGLYPEDDYDKFDIHNDGSPAWQALRDAALKLQ encoded by the coding sequence ATGAGGCGTATTCACCGTTTCCGGAATTTCGCTGTCGGCGCTGCGGCGCTGGCGCTTTTTGGGTCTGCTCAGGTCGGATCTACGGACGCACAGTCATCTGGGCAGCAATCTTTCGTCACGACGAAAGAGGGGGGCTTCCTACTGGACGGCAAGCCATTTCGCGTGGCCGGCGTAAACAACCATTATCTGACATTTGGCTCGTCAGGCGAAGTCACCCGCGTGTTGGACGATGCCACGGCAATGGGTGCCAATGTGGTGCGCACGTTCCTGCAACCGGTTATAGGCTCGCTGGACGGCCGGGTGCCGACGATCTGGAATTCAAAAAGCACGGCCGATTCCAGCAATCTGGGAACCAAGGGCATCTATATGATGAGTTTGGATCCGACGACCAACCGGATGGTTCCCAACGACGGACCTGACGGCCTGCAAAAGGTCGACTACCTCATCGCGGAAGCGGCGAAGCGCAAGCTTAAGCTGATCCTCGCATTCGTCGATTTCTGGGCCTACACGGGCGGCGCCCAGCAGATGAACGCCTGGTACGGGAGTTCGGACAAATACACCTTTTTTGCCGCTGATCCGCGAACCCGACGCGATTACAAGGAATGGGTTCGGCATGTTCTGTCGCGCGTCAACACGATTACTGGTGTCCGCTATTCCGATGACCCCACCATATTTGCCTGGGATCTGGCCAACGAACCTGACATCCATCCCATACCGCTCCTTCATGACTGGGTGTCGGAAATGTCAGCCTATGTCAAATCCCTGGCACCGAAACAGCTCGTAACGACAGGCCATGGGAACATGGATCAGAAGCTGGCGGATATGAACATTTCGAGCGTCGATTTCGGCACATGGCATGGCTACCCATCCTACGCCAAAATGAGCCATTCCGATTTCGATGCCCGCATTCGCGAATACTGCGCGATCGGGCGAAATATCGGAAAACCGGTGATCCTGGAGGAATTTGGAATTCCGCGATCCGATGTCGATCAGGCAAACGCCTATGGAACTTGGCTGAACACGATCGCCGCCTCGGATTGCGGAGGCTGGGTGGTCTGGCGGCTCACCAGCACACAGGACTCGGGCCTCTATCCTGAGGACGACTACGACAAATTCGACATCCATAACGATGGAAGCCCTGCTTGGCAGGCTCTGCGCGACGCCGCCCTCAAGCTTCAATAA
- a CDS encoding membrane protein: MMTLSAARTKVRSLLRNQAVLLLNAGMLGLGTLMTAILGFVYWWFAARSFSAEAVGLAAAAISLMNLLANLGEVGLGPFLMGEIGRRKRAGPFLTGALLASFSASIVVGLIYLVIAASTSTQLGSIVGSSATDLFFVAGCALTAVTLVLDQALVGLLRSSLQLARNVVFAASKLLLLIALGLTLGRAASGLAIFATWFTGQLVSLVVVAGLLVYAGRRVFHRPEIRAFRPVLGQVFGHHTLSMAVQAPALLLPFVVTVMLSAEINAAFYAAWTVLNVALLVPASLASVLFAIAVREPELFPSRLRLSLGLSMLVCAATALAFLFLSRFMLWIFNPAYAVIAGNGLQFLGVAAFGMALKYHYLAVQRVRRRLGFATLVLIGGAVLEIVAAAGGAQFGIAGTANFWVIAVSLEGLLLCPALYWATRRAATPSTTAPPAVAGVSTYGNSLDETDQIGIASRA, from the coding sequence ATGATGACCCTCAGCGCCGCCAGGACTAAGGTCCGCAGCCTCCTGAGGAATCAGGCGGTTTTGCTCCTCAATGCAGGCATGCTGGGGCTTGGAACGTTGATGACGGCCATTCTCGGCTTCGTCTACTGGTGGTTCGCGGCGCGCTCCTTCTCGGCCGAAGCTGTTGGGCTCGCCGCCGCCGCCATATCGTTGATGAATCTCCTCGCGAATCTCGGTGAAGTCGGTCTCGGACCCTTCCTGATGGGCGAGATAGGCCGTCGGAAGAGAGCAGGCCCCTTTCTGACGGGCGCCCTCCTGGCCTCGTTCAGCGCCTCCATCGTCGTGGGGCTGATCTATCTTGTTATCGCAGCCAGTACATCGACGCAGCTTGGCTCGATCGTCGGTTCCTCCGCGACCGATCTCTTCTTCGTCGCTGGTTGCGCTCTGACGGCCGTGACCCTCGTGCTCGACCAAGCCCTGGTTGGCCTGCTGCGCAGCAGCCTTCAACTGGCCCGAAATGTCGTCTTCGCCGCCAGCAAGCTTCTTCTACTGATCGCCCTCGGCCTGACACTTGGCCGGGCGGCCAGCGGACTGGCGATCTTCGCCACGTGGTTTACCGGGCAGCTTGTCTCGCTGGTCGTCGTGGCCGGGCTTCTTGTTTATGCCGGCAGGCGCGTTTTCCACCGGCCGGAGATCCGCGCCTTCCGCCCGGTGCTCGGACAGGTTTTCGGCCATCATACGCTCAGTATGGCTGTTCAGGCGCCGGCGCTGCTGCTACCCTTCGTCGTCACGGTGATGCTGTCCGCTGAGATCAACGCCGCCTTCTATGCCGCCTGGACGGTGCTGAACGTCGCGCTTCTAGTTCCTGCGTCACTCGCCTCGGTGTTGTTTGCCATCGCTGTACGGGAGCCGGAGCTATTTCCTTCGCGCCTGCGCCTATCGCTCGGCTTGTCGATGCTGGTCTGCGCGGCGACCGCCTTGGCGTTCCTCTTCCTGTCGCGCTTCATGCTCTGGATATTCAATCCGGCCTATGCTGTGATTGCAGGTAATGGCCTCCAGTTTCTTGGCGTCGCCGCTTTCGGAATGGCGTTGAAGTATCATTATCTGGCGGTTCAACGTGTTCGACGGCGCCTGGGTTTTGCCACGCTCGTTCTGATCGGCGGGGCGGTGCTGGAGATCGTGGCCGCCGCCGGTGGTGCGCAATTCGGGATCGCAGGCACAGCCAACTTCTGGGTCATTGCTGTTTCGCTGGAAGGCCTCCTTCTGTGCCCGGCATTGTATTGGGCCACACGGCGCGCTGCGACGCCGTCCACCACCGCGCCACCAGCAGTTGCCGGTGTCTCGACATACGGCAATTCCCTCGACGAGACAGACCAAATTGGAATTGCGTCACGGGCTTGA
- a CDS encoding GFA family protein yields MPVEAIRTGGCLCGAVRYEVWGEPYQSGLCHCKTCRKITGSAFSATANWHRRQFQMSGEISTFDKRSFCPVCGSRLFFLFDGGVEVFLGTLDEAPYAISPMVEVWNIRREPWLGPVVGAALHEGNEIASE; encoded by the coding sequence ATGCCAGTCGAAGCCATACGAACAGGTGGATGCCTGTGCGGTGCAGTGCGTTATGAGGTCTGGGGCGAGCCCTATCAGTCAGGGTTGTGCCACTGCAAGACGTGTAGAAAGATCACGGGCTCCGCTTTCTCCGCAACGGCAAATTGGCATCGTCGGCAATTCCAGATGTCCGGCGAAATCAGCACTTTCGATAAAAGGTCCTTCTGCCCTGTCTGTGGTTCTCGGCTCTTCTTTCTCTTCGATGGCGGCGTGGAAGTATTTCTGGGGACGCTTGATGAAGCTCCTTACGCTATCAGCCCGATGGTCGAAGTGTGGAACATTCGACGTGAACCTTGGCTCGGCCCGGTCGTCGGAGCTGCGCTTCACGAAGGAAATGAGATCGCTTCGGAATAG
- a CDS encoding GFA family protein, translating to MASAQCACGALRLMLREPPQLTALCHCLACQRRTGAPFSANAFYAIGCVEISGTSTEFMRTAESGRKVRMHFCPTCGSTVYWKADAAPSWIGVAVGSLADPAFAPPALSVFEQSKHHWVQLDEAVEHFQGSVG from the coding sequence ATGGCCAGTGCCCAATGCGCCTGCGGTGCTCTGAGACTGATGCTCCGCGAGCCGCCACAATTGACTGCGCTGTGTCACTGTTTGGCTTGCCAGCGCAGAACGGGTGCGCCGTTCAGCGCAAATGCTTTCTACGCGATCGGCTGTGTCGAAATATCCGGAACATCTACAGAATTCATGCGCACTGCCGAGAGCGGTCGCAAGGTCCGAATGCATTTTTGCCCAACATGCGGCTCGACCGTCTATTGGAAGGCCGATGCTGCGCCATCCTGGATCGGGGTGGCGGTCGGCTCCCTTGCCGACCCGGCCTTCGCGCCGCCCGCCCTATCAGTCTTCGAACAATCGAAACATCATTGGGTGCAGCTGGACGAAGCGGTAGAGCACTTTCAAGGTTCGGTGGGGTGA
- a CDS encoding glycosyltransferase family 2 protein — MDNFQHPVPGKLTTAIVICCYSDKRWDILNKAIEAAARQLPAADEIVVIVDHNPALALRLRAKRFETPVRIVENIHPPGLSGARNTGISVSRGEVILFLDDDAVSDRDVLATLVRQLEDPSVLGAVSAIRPLWETDRPSWFPDEFLWTLGCTYRGLHPGPVRNLIGASMCIRRDVFDHTGGFDSGLGRTAQALPLGCEETELCIRATKALPHGRFVFEPSSGSDHAIPADRATWKYFLHRCWAEGLSKASLSLMAGSGEALASEKTYVTRTLPQGVMRGLADMLLGQPSGLLRAVALGAGLAATAAGFALGRTRAALTRRFASVPARALEPVE, encoded by the coding sequence ATGGATAATTTCCAGCACCCCGTGCCCGGCAAGCTCACGACGGCAATCGTCATCTGCTGCTATTCCGACAAGCGCTGGGACATTCTCAACAAAGCAATCGAGGCGGCAGCGCGCCAGCTCCCGGCCGCGGACGAGATCGTCGTCATCGTCGATCACAATCCGGCACTGGCGCTGCGTCTGCGCGCCAAGCGCTTCGAAACCCCGGTCAGGATCGTCGAGAACATTCATCCGCCCGGCCTCTCCGGTGCCCGCAACACCGGAATTTCTGTCAGCCGCGGCGAGGTCATCCTGTTTCTCGACGACGACGCCGTGTCGGATCGAGATGTGCTGGCGACCTTGGTGCGGCAACTCGAGGATCCCTCGGTTCTGGGCGCCGTGTCCGCTATCCGCCCGTTGTGGGAAACAGACCGTCCGTCCTGGTTTCCCGACGAATTCCTGTGGACCCTCGGCTGCACCTATCGCGGCCTTCATCCGGGGCCGGTGCGCAACCTCATCGGCGCGTCGATGTGCATCCGCCGCGACGTCTTCGATCATACGGGCGGCTTCGATTCCGGCTTGGGCCGAACGGCCCAGGCTTTGCCGCTCGGATGCGAGGAAACCGAACTCTGCATCCGAGCAACCAAGGCCTTGCCGCATGGCCGTTTCGTCTTCGAGCCATCGAGCGGCAGCGATCACGCCATACCCGCCGATCGCGCGACGTGGAAATATTTCCTTCATCGATGCTGGGCCGAAGGGCTTTCAAAGGCCAGCCTATCGTTGATGGCAGGCTCCGGCGAGGCGCTGGCGTCGGAAAAGACCTATGTGACGAGGACGTTGCCCCAAGGGGTTATGCGGGGATTGGCTGATATGTTGCTTGGCCAGCCGAGCGGCCTTCTTCGCGCCGTCGCGCTGGGCGCGGGCCTGGCGGCCACTGCGGCCGGCTTCGCTCTCGGCCGGACCCGCGCTGCCCTTACGCGACGGTTCGCGTCCGTTCCTGCTCGCGCTCTCGAACCGGTGGAATAG